The Ensifer adhaerens genome contains a region encoding:
- a CDS encoding NAD-dependent epimerase/dehydratase family protein produces the protein MKGKVAGLKAFGRRQSFPEVLKDVDWFQGDFNDPSSLAAAIEGCDVVFHLVNATTPASANVDKVADVRLNVTGSLQMLEVCRAQNVKRVIFASSGGTIYGIPEILPTPEDASCWPLTSYGISKLSVERYLHLYSYLYGIDYRVVRIANPFGPFQVASKNQGVIAAFLRRMLSDQPVEVWGDGSVARDYVYIEDVADALVLAAKHVGEDKIFNIGSGVARTINEVIESLETVTGRRCRVIRREGRMVDVPISVLDVGRARQSLRWEPQTQFEEGLERTFRWLLQK, from the coding sequence CGCCGCCAGAGCTTCCCAGAGGTATTGAAGGATGTGGACTGGTTTCAAGGGGATTTCAACGACCCATCAAGTTTAGCCGCGGCGATTGAGGGTTGTGATGTTGTCTTTCATCTTGTGAATGCTACGACGCCCGCGAGCGCGAACGTCGACAAGGTGGCGGATGTCAGGTTGAACGTCACCGGATCCCTTCAAATGCTGGAAGTGTGCAGAGCGCAGAATGTTAAACGTGTCATTTTTGCTTCCTCGGGCGGTACAATATATGGAATTCCCGAGATACTTCCGACCCCGGAGGATGCTTCTTGTTGGCCTTTGACGTCGTACGGAATCTCTAAGCTCTCGGTTGAGCGCTACCTTCACTTATACTCTTACCTCTACGGGATCGACTACCGAGTTGTGAGAATTGCAAATCCATTCGGGCCGTTCCAAGTAGCATCTAAAAATCAAGGTGTCATTGCGGCGTTCCTCCGTCGGATGCTTTCAGATCAACCGGTGGAAGTATGGGGCGACGGTAGCGTCGCGCGAGATTATGTTTATATCGAGGATGTTGCCGACGCGCTGGTTCTAGCCGCAAAGCACGTCGGTGAGGACAAAATATTCAATATTGGAAGCGGAGTCGCGCGTACTATCAATGAAGTCATCGAAAGTTTGGAAACTGTCACGGGCAGGCGATGTCGGGTGATCCGCCGCGAAGGGCGTATGGTTGATGTCCCTATCAGCGTACTTGACGTGGGCCGTGCGCGACAGTCGCTAAGATGGGAGCCGCAGACGCAGTTCGAAGAGGGGTTAGAGCGCACTTTCCGATGGCTCCTGCAGAAATAG